In one Bradyrhizobium cosmicum genomic region, the following are encoded:
- a CDS encoding bifunctional [glutamine synthetase] adenylyltransferase/[glutamine synthetase]-adenylyl-L-tyrosine phosphorylase translates to MNHSAPGNADKHGEGLAARFAEAPHIAASTTDDRRFESWLAELEPAQSARLDALLVHPFARDILAGIAEFSPYLFDLARADAPRLIRLLACDPDAHLAALIAEARDAVLAAGDEAEVMRLLRRMKAEAALLIALCDIGGVWPVMRVTAALTDVAVSSVQAALRYQLRQEAARGKILPPDPEAPEAGCGLIVLAMGKMGAGELNYSSDIDLIVFFDPDNTTLAPDLEPQPFFVRVTQGMARILQQRTYDGYVFRVDLRLRPDPSSTQVAISRDAALHYYEREGRTWERAAMIKARACAGDPRAGEALLAEIAPFVWRKHLDFAALADVHDMKRQMQTYRGQSEIAVEGHNVKVGRGGIREIEFFAQTQQLIAGGRHPELRVRPTLAALNILAASNWITSAARDELTIAYEFLRRVEHRLQMIADEQTHALPDDKEAVERFARFFGYPDREAFARDLLRQLEVVQGHYEKLFEGDDPTGTAKLPALDYSAGPDDPRLLQYLTTLGFKKPAAVAQTLRDWITGDYRAFRNEATRSAFVDFVPALIDGLAHAEEPDRAVVTFDHFLGALQLGGRLITLLAQNRDLVALVALVLGAAPRLGEMLARKPQLMDGLIDPRFFGAMPDKQELSARLAATVRDAGSYEEFLDRLRLFGQESLFLIGTRILSGTVSAQQASTAFADVAEGTVHTVHGLVAERFAAQHGRIKGQETAIIAMGRLGSREMTASSDLDLILLYDFDSEAPDSDGPKSLHGAHYFARFTQRLISAFTTRTNYGVLYEIDMRLRPSGRAGPVASSLASFADYQANEAWTWEHMALTRARVVSSSDAFRERIERIIRDVLTRRRDRAVVANDVVDMRRAIAQEKGESDHWDLKYAAGGMVDIDFIAQYLQLVHAHDKPDILDVGTMQVLDNAARLGVLPQSEAEILRAAARLYHDLTQILRLCVSDRFKPETAGTDLQRVMARAGDAPDFSSLEARVKETQGEVRRVFSALLEGKQSVSAT, encoded by the coding sequence ATGAACCACTCCGCGCCGGGAAACGCGGACAAGCATGGTGAGGGCCTGGCCGCGCGTTTCGCGGAGGCTCCCCATATTGCCGCTTCCACAACCGACGACCGACGCTTTGAAAGCTGGCTGGCCGAGCTCGAGCCGGCACAGTCAGCGCGTCTCGACGCGCTGCTGGTGCATCCCTTCGCGCGGGATATTCTGGCCGGCATAGCGGAATTCTCGCCGTATCTGTTCGATCTGGCGCGCGCTGATGCGCCGCGCCTGATCCGGCTGCTTGCATGCGATCCGGATGCGCATCTCGCCGCGTTGATCGCGGAGGCGAGGGACGCGGTGCTTGCAGCTGGCGACGAAGCCGAGGTGATGCGTCTGCTTCGCCGCATGAAGGCGGAGGCCGCGCTGTTGATCGCGCTATGCGACATCGGCGGGGTCTGGCCGGTGATGCGGGTGACGGCGGCGCTGACCGATGTCGCGGTGTCCTCGGTGCAGGCGGCGCTGCGGTACCAACTGCGGCAGGAAGCCGCACGTGGAAAAATCCTGCCGCCCGATCCCGAGGCGCCGGAAGCGGGTTGCGGCCTGATCGTGCTCGCGATGGGCAAGATGGGCGCCGGCGAGCTGAACTATTCCAGCGACATCGACCTCATCGTGTTCTTCGATCCCGACAACACGACGCTCGCACCCGATCTCGAGCCGCAGCCGTTCTTCGTCCGGGTGACGCAAGGCATGGCGCGCATCCTCCAGCAGCGCACCTATGACGGTTACGTCTTCCGCGTCGATCTGCGTCTGCGTCCAGATCCGTCCTCGACCCAGGTGGCGATCTCCCGCGACGCCGCGCTACATTACTACGAGCGCGAAGGGCGCACCTGGGAGCGTGCGGCGATGATCAAGGCACGCGCCTGCGCCGGCGATCCCAGGGCGGGCGAGGCGCTGCTTGCCGAGATCGCCCCCTTCGTCTGGCGCAAGCATCTCGACTTCGCCGCGCTCGCCGACGTGCACGACATGAAGCGGCAGATGCAGACCTATCGCGGCCAGAGCGAGATCGCGGTGGAGGGCCATAACGTCAAGGTCGGCCGCGGCGGCATTCGTGAGATCGAGTTTTTCGCGCAGACGCAGCAGCTGATTGCCGGCGGCCGCCATCCGGAATTGCGGGTGCGGCCGACACTCGCCGCACTCAATATTCTTGCCGCGAGCAACTGGATCACCTCAGCCGCGCGCGACGAGCTGACCATCGCCTATGAATTCCTGCGCCGGGTCGAGCATCGCCTGCAGATGATTGCCGACGAGCAGACCCATGCGCTGCCCGACGACAAGGAAGCGGTCGAGCGTTTTGCGCGCTTCTTCGGCTATCCGGATCGCGAAGCCTTCGCGCGCGATCTGTTGCGGCAACTCGAGGTCGTCCAGGGCCATTATGAGAAGCTGTTCGAGGGCGATGATCCGACCGGCACGGCAAAGCTGCCGGCGCTCGACTACAGTGCAGGCCCGGATGATCCGCGCCTGCTGCAATATCTGACGACGCTCGGCTTCAAGAAGCCGGCCGCAGTGGCCCAGACCTTGCGCGACTGGATCACCGGCGACTACCGGGCGTTCCGCAACGAGGCGACGCGAAGCGCCTTCGTCGACTTCGTGCCGGCCCTGATCGACGGCCTCGCGCATGCCGAGGAGCCGGATCGCGCCGTCGTGACGTTCGATCATTTCCTCGGGGCGCTCCAGCTTGGCGGCCGGCTGATCACGCTGCTCGCCCAGAACCGCGATCTCGTCGCGCTGGTGGCGCTGGTGCTTGGCGCGGCGCCACGGCTCGGCGAAATGCTGGCGCGGAAGCCGCAGCTCATGGACGGCCTGATCGATCCGCGCTTCTTCGGCGCGATGCCGGACAAGCAGGAATTGTCGGCGCGATTGGCCGCGACGGTGCGCGACGCCGGCTCATACGAGGAATTCCTCGATCGCCTGCGCCTGTTCGGGCAGGAGAGCCTGTTCCTGATCGGCACGCGCATCCTCTCCGGCACCGTCTCGGCGCAACAGGCGAGCACGGCCTTTGCGGACGTCGCCGAGGGCACCGTCCATACCGTGCATGGTCTCGTCGCCGAGCGCTTTGCCGCCCAGCACGGCCGCATCAAGGGGCAGGAGACCGCGATCATCGCGATGGGCCGGCTCGGCAGCCGCGAGATGACGGCGTCGTCCGATCTCGATCTGATCCTGCTCTACGATTTCGACAGCGAGGCCCCGGACTCGGACGGGCCAAAATCGCTGCACGGCGCGCATTACTTCGCACGCTTCACCCAGCGCCTGATCAGCGCCTTCACCACGCGCACCAATTACGGCGTGCTCTACGAGATCGACATGCGGCTGCGTCCCTCCGGGCGCGCCGGCCCGGTGGCGTCGAGTCTTGCCTCCTTTGCGGACTACCAGGCCAACGAGGCCTGGACCTGGGAGCATATGGCGCTGACCCGCGCGCGCGTGGTGTCTTCATCGGATGCATTCCGGGAGCGGATCGAGCGCATCATCCGCGATGTCCTGACGCGCCGCCGCGACCGCGCCGTCGTCGCCAACGATGTCGTCGACATGCGGCGTGCCATCGCGCAGGAAAAGGGCGAGAGCGACCATTGGGATCTCAAATACGCCGCCGGCGGCATGGTCGATATCGACTTCATCGCGCAATATCTCCAGCTCGTGCACGCCCACGACAAGCCGGATATTCTCGACGTCGGTACGATGCAGGTGCTGGACAACGCCGCCAGGCTTGGCGTGCTCCCGCAGTCGGAGGCGGAGATCCTGCGTGCCGCCGCACGCCTCTATCATGACCTGACGCAGATCCTGCGGCTCTGTGTCAGCGATCGATTCAAGCCGGAGACCGCCGGCACCGACCTTCAGCGCGTGATGGCGCGCGCCGGCGACGCGCCGGATTTCTCGTCGCTCGAGGCCCGCGTCAAGGAAACGCAGGGCGAGGTGCGGCGCGTGTTCAGCGCGCTCCTGGA
- a CDS encoding sensor histidine kinase: MTAFGKLIRTTAFRLTLVYLFLFGIFAASLLGYFAWNTRRLITEEITQTVNSETSEINEIYGRRGLFGLVRAIEYRALRPGANLYLVTTPTGQAVAGNVGSLAPGVMATRGWTETAYRRIEDGNERDHRALVRVTELENGFRLLIGRDLDERRRLFGIVAKAAQWSILIVVVLGLGGGVFVARRVLRRIDAMTGTAQRIMTGDLSGRLPVGRSGDELDRLAENLNAMLERIEALMAGLKEVSDNIAHDLKTPLTRLRNRAEEALAKSGSEADYRAALERTIEESDGLIRTFNALLMIARAESGQARGNMDDFDAADVAGGIHELYEPLAEDDGMTLKVKADPTPVHANRELISQALANLVENAIKYGKPAAQPAGTVVSMDSRQITIEARREGDQVLLSVTDRGPGIPEGDRKHAVERFVRLEASRTLPGSGLGLSLASAVATLHGGELRLGDAHPGLVATLVLPARAGAGDRVAPPIPDVPQKVA; encoded by the coding sequence GTGACGGCATTCGGTAAACTCATCCGCACGACGGCATTCCGGCTGACGCTGGTCTACCTGTTCCTGTTCGGGATCTTCGCGGCGTCGCTGCTGGGCTATTTCGCGTGGAATACGCGGCGGCTGATCACCGAAGAGATCACGCAGACGGTCAATTCCGAGACCTCTGAAATCAACGAGATCTACGGGAGGCGCGGCCTGTTCGGCCTCGTGCGCGCGATCGAGTATCGCGCGCTGCGGCCGGGCGCCAACCTCTACCTCGTGACCACGCCGACCGGGCAGGCGGTTGCCGGCAATGTCGGCTCGCTGGCACCGGGCGTGATGGCAACGCGCGGCTGGACGGAGACGGCCTACCGGCGGATCGAGGACGGCAACGAACGCGATCATCGCGCGCTGGTGCGCGTCACCGAACTGGAGAACGGCTTCCGGCTGCTGATCGGCCGCGATCTCGACGAGCGGCGGCGCCTGTTCGGCATCGTCGCGAAGGCCGCGCAATGGTCGATCCTGATCGTCGTGGTGCTCGGCCTCGGCGGCGGCGTCTTCGTCGCGCGCAGGGTTCTGAGGCGCATCGACGCCATGACCGGCACCGCGCAGCGCATCATGACCGGCGATCTCAGCGGGCGCCTGCCGGTGGGACGCAGCGGCGACGAGCTCGACCGTCTCGCCGAAAACCTCAACGCCATGCTGGAGCGGATCGAGGCGCTGATGGCGGGATTGAAGGAAGTCTCCGACAACATCGCCCACGACCTCAAGACGCCGCTGACGCGCCTGCGCAACCGAGCGGAGGAGGCGCTGGCGAAATCTGGCAGCGAAGCCGATTACCGTGCCGCGCTGGAGCGGACCATCGAGGAATCCGACGGCCTGATCCGCACCTTCAACGCGCTGCTGATGATCGCGCGTGCCGAGTCCGGCCAGGCGCGCGGCAACATGGATGATTTCGACGCCGCCGATGTCGCGGGCGGCATCCACGAGCTTTACGAGCCGCTCGCCGAGGATGACGGCATGACCCTCAAGGTCAAAGCCGATCCGACGCCGGTTCATGCCAACCGCGAGTTGATCAGCCAGGCGCTCGCCAATCTGGTCGAGAACGCGATCAAATACGGCAAGCCGGCTGCGCAGCCGGCGGGAACCGTGGTCAGTATGGACAGCAGGCAGATCACGATCGAGGCCAGGCGCGAGGGCGATCAGGTGCTGCTCAGCGTCACCGATCGCGGCCCCGGCATCCCCGAAGGCGACCGCAAGCATGCCGTCGAGCGATTCGTGCGGCTTGAGGCCAGCCGCACGCTGCCGGGCTCTGGCCTCGGCCTCAGCCTCGCCTCCGCGGTGGCGACGCTGCATGGCGGAGAATTGCGGCTGGGCGATGCCCATCCGGGTCTCGTCGCCACGCTGGTGCTGCCGGCGCGCGCCGGCGCCGGCGACAGGGTTGCTCCTCCAATACCGGATGTGCCACAGAAGGTGGCATGA
- a CDS encoding response regulator transcription factor, which yields MRLLIIEDDRESADYLVKAFREVGHIADHAADGEEGLAMAENGEYDVLVVDRMLPKRDGLSLIGVLRDKGNTTPVLILSALGQVDDRIKGLRAGGDDYLPKPYSFAELLARVEVLSRRRGGPAEDTLYRVGDLELDRLSHRVARGKDELTLQPREFRLLEYLMKHAGQVVTRTMLLENVWDYHFDPQTNVIDVHISRLRSKIDKGFERPLLHTIRGAGYMIRDGIR from the coding sequence ATGCGCCTCCTCATCATCGAAGACGACCGCGAATCCGCCGACTATCTCGTGAAGGCGTTTCGCGAGGTCGGACATATTGCCGACCACGCCGCAGACGGCGAGGAAGGCCTCGCCATGGCCGAGAACGGCGAATACGACGTGTTGGTGGTCGATCGCATGCTGCCCAAGCGCGACGGCCTGTCGCTGATCGGTGTCTTGCGCGACAAGGGCAACACCACCCCGGTGTTGATTCTCTCGGCGCTCGGCCAGGTCGACGACCGCATCAAGGGCCTGCGCGCCGGCGGCGACGACTATCTGCCGAAGCCCTATTCCTTCGCCGAGCTGCTGGCCCGCGTCGAGGTGCTGTCGCGCCGCCGCGGCGGCCCGGCCGAGGACACGCTCTATCGCGTCGGCGACCTCGAGCTTGACCGGCTGTCCCATCGCGTCGCCCGCGGCAAGGACGAGCTGACGCTGCAGCCGCGCGAATTCCGTCTGCTCGAATATCTGATGAAGCATGCCGGCCAGGTGGTGACACGCACCATGCTGCTGGAAAATGTCTGGGACTATCACTTCGATCCGCAGACCAACGTGATCGACGTGCACATTTCGCGGCTGCGCTCCAAGATCGACAAGGGTTTTGAGCGGCCGCTGCTGCACACGATCCGCGGCGCCGGGTACATGATCCGTGACGGCATTCGGTAA
- a CDS encoding Do family serine endopeptidase produces the protein MTDRPDLTNLPSYRQPRRSVFSARRIALMASVVAGLGIAVHGFSPSTSPSDLLSSPAHAQVNNEVRKVERPIGFADIVERVKPSVISVKVNIKEKIASNDDGDDSSSPFQPGSPMERFFRRFGGPDGFPGQKGGGGRGRVVQGQGSGFFISADGFAVTNNHVVDGADKVEVTTDDGKTYTAKVIGTDQRTDLALIKVEGSSNFPFAKLADGKPRIGDWVLAVGNPFGLGGTVTAGIVSASGRDIGNGPYDDFIQIDAPVNKGNSGGPAFDTNGEVMGVNTAIYSPSGGSVGIAFSIPASTVKTVVAQLKDKGSVSRGWIGVQIQPVTSDIADSLGMKKAEGALVAEPQANGPAAKAGIESGDVITSVNGEAVKDARELARTIGGLAPGATVKLNVLHKGQDKVVNLTLGQLPNTVEAKADTDKDSGKGASRGTDVPKLGMTVAPADSVAGAGKEGVVVTEVDPKSAAAERGFKEGDVILEVGGKSVSTAGDVREAINTARTDNKNSVLMRVKSGGQSRFVAVPIAKG, from the coding sequence ATGACCGACCGTCCCGACCTCACCAACCTTCCGTCCTATCGGCAGCCGCGCCGCTCGGTTTTCTCCGCGCGCAGGATCGCGCTGATGGCCTCGGTCGTCGCAGGCCTCGGCATCGCCGTCCACGGCTTCAGCCCATCGACCTCGCCGAGCGACCTGTTGTCGAGCCCGGCGCATGCGCAGGTCAACAACGAGGTCCGCAAGGTCGAGCGTCCAATCGGCTTCGCCGACATCGTCGAGCGCGTGAAGCCGTCGGTGATCTCGGTGAAGGTGAACATCAAGGAAAAGATCGCGAGCAACGATGACGGCGATGATTCCTCCTCGCCGTTCCAGCCGGGCTCGCCGATGGAGCGCTTCTTCCGCCGCTTCGGCGGTCCGGATGGCTTCCCGGGCCAGAAGGGTGGCGGTGGTCGTGGCCGCGTCGTGCAGGGCCAGGGCTCCGGCTTCTTCATCTCGGCTGACGGCTTTGCCGTGACCAACAACCACGTGGTCGACGGCGCCGACAAGGTCGAGGTCACCACCGACGACGGCAAAACCTACACAGCCAAGGTGATCGGAACCGATCAGCGCACCGACCTTGCCCTGATCAAGGTCGAGGGCAGCTCCAACTTCCCATTCGCAAAGCTTGCCGACGGCAAGCCGCGGATCGGCGACTGGGTGCTCGCGGTTGGCAATCCGTTCGGCCTCGGCGGCACCGTGACCGCGGGCATCGTCTCGGCCAGCGGTCGCGATATCGGCAACGGCCCCTATGACGATTTCATCCAGATCGACGCGCCCGTGAACAAGGGCAATTCCGGCGGTCCGGCTTTCGACACCAACGGTGAAGTGATGGGCGTCAACACCGCGATCTACTCGCCCTCCGGCGGCAGCGTCGGCATCGCGTTCTCGATCCCGGCCTCCACCGTGAAGACGGTGGTTGCTCAACTCAAGGACAAGGGCTCCGTCAGCCGCGGCTGGATCGGCGTGCAGATCCAGCCGGTGACGTCCGACATCGCCGACAGCCTCGGCATGAAGAAGGCCGAAGGCGCGCTGGTGGCGGAGCCGCAGGCGAACGGTCCGGCTGCCAAGGCCGGCATCGAGTCCGGTGACGTGATCACCTCGGTCAACGGCGAAGCCGTCAAGGACGCCCGCGAGCTCGCCCGCACCATCGGCGGACTGGCGCCCGGAGCCACCGTGAAGCTCAACGTGCTGCACAAGGGCCAGGATAAGGTCGTGAACCTTACGCTCGGCCAATTGCCGAACACGGTCGAGGCCAAGGCCGACACCGACAAGGACAGCGGCAAGGGTGCAAGCCGTGGCACCGACGTGCCCAAGCTCGGCATGACCGTTGCGCCCGCCGACTCCGTGGCCGGCGCCGGCAAGGAAGGCGTCGTGGTCACCGAAGTCGATCCGAAGAGTGCCGCGGCCGAACGCGGCTTCAAGGAAGGCGACGTGATTCTGGAAGTCGGCGGCAAGAGCGTGAGCACCGCCGGCGACGTCCGCGAAGCCATCAACACGGCGCGGACCGACAACAAGAACAGCGTCCTGATGCGTGTGAAGAGCGGCGGTCAGTCGCGCTTCGTCGCCGTGCCCATCGCCAAGGGCTGA
- a CDS encoding methyl-accepting chemotaxis protein, producing MFTNSNLTIRFLVGAVVAALLFLLGIGGGTGFVAVLYLNNEITSLSSDFAALSGPARDHAMQIYQQAQAAFSYFLIACGVIAVVAVAICLTTWFAVRNGILSPLAAIVHAMREVADQKFETSVPGLGGTNEIGLLAGALEVFKTNGIERRRLTEQQLREAQHQSERSQFLDDRIKRFNDLVAGVVDSVASSAVHLKSNAETLSRTANDTSTKASAVASAASQASVSVQTVAGSAEAMTNSIGTISRRVTDATQRAEGAASQAEKSRDTIHTLSDAADKIGEVVQLVQAIASQTNLLALNATIEAARAGEAGKGFAVVASEVKSLAHQTSKATEEITSHVASIQGITAETRGAIDGISKTLSEISSIMSGIEVDTAEQRNATQDITSSAQDAAHGTLDVSNHIVQITSTSAETGRMAAEARDSAVDLSQQAATLKREVDEFIVSVRAS from the coding sequence ATGTTCACGAACAGCAATCTGACGATCCGCTTCCTGGTCGGCGCCGTCGTCGCAGCATTATTGTTCCTGCTGGGCATCGGCGGCGGCACCGGCTTCGTCGCGGTGCTCTATCTCAATAACGAGATCACCAGCCTGTCGTCGGATTTCGCAGCACTGAGCGGCCCCGCGCGCGACCACGCGATGCAGATCTACCAGCAGGCGCAGGCAGCGTTCTCCTATTTCCTGATAGCCTGCGGCGTGATCGCGGTCGTCGCCGTCGCGATCTGCCTCACCACCTGGTTCGCCGTTCGCAACGGCATCCTCAGCCCGCTGGCGGCGATCGTGCATGCCATGCGCGAGGTCGCCGACCAGAAGTTCGAGACATCCGTTCCTGGCCTCGGTGGCACCAACGAAATCGGCCTGCTCGCCGGAGCGCTGGAGGTGTTCAAGACCAACGGGATCGAGCGGCGCCGGCTCACCGAGCAGCAACTGCGCGAAGCGCAGCATCAGTCCGAGCGCTCGCAATTTCTCGACGACCGCATCAAGCGCTTCAACGATCTCGTCGCCGGTGTCGTCGACAGCGTGGCGTCGTCGGCCGTGCATCTGAAGAGCAACGCGGAGACATTGTCGCGGACGGCCAACGACACCAGCACAAAGGCCAGTGCCGTCGCGAGCGCGGCGAGCCAGGCCAGCGTCAGCGTCCAGACGGTCGCGGGCTCGGCCGAGGCGATGACGAATTCGATCGGCACGATCAGCCGCCGCGTCACCGACGCGACACAGCGCGCCGAAGGCGCAGCGTCCCAGGCCGAGAAGAGCCGTGACACCATCCATACGCTGTCGGACGCCGCCGACAAGATCGGCGAGGTCGTGCAGCTCGTGCAGGCGATCGCCTCGCAGACCAACCTGCTGGCGCTCAACGCAACCATCGAGGCGGCACGGGCTGGGGAGGCCGGCAAGGGTTTTGCCGTGGTCGCCTCCGAGGTGAAGAGCCTCGCGCACCAGACCAGCAAGGCGACGGAAGAGATCACCTCGCACGTCGCCAGCATCCAGGGGATCACCGCGGAGACGCGCGGCGCGATCGACGGGATCTCGAAGACCCTGTCGGAGATCTCGTCGATCATGTCCGGCATCGAGGTCGACACCGCCGAGCAGCGCAATGCCACACAGGACATCACGAGCAGCGCGCAGGACGCCGCACACGGAACGCTCGACGTCTCCAATCACATCGTCCAGATCACCTCGACCTCGGCGGAGACCGGGCGCATGGCTGCCGAAGCGCGCGATTCCGCCGTCGACCTGTCGCAGCAGGCCGCGACCCTGAAACGCGAAGTGGACGAATTCATCGTCAGCGTCAGGGCGAGCTGA
- a CDS encoding cytochrome c-type biogenesis protein, producing the protein MRRMMLAIVALMLLAMPVAYAVQPDEIMSDPAKEVRARDLSRELRCMVCQNQSIDDSDAPLARDLRLLVRERIAAGDSNSQVLDFLVARYGEFVLLKPRFERQTVLLWLLAPLLLIGGGLALWLQIRRRSRSGADVPAPPLSPEEETRLAALMSDEAKSS; encoded by the coding sequence ATGCGGCGGATGATGCTTGCGATCGTCGCGCTGATGCTGCTGGCCATGCCGGTGGCGTACGCCGTGCAGCCCGACGAGATCATGTCGGATCCCGCCAAGGAAGTCCGCGCGCGCGACCTGTCGCGCGAGCTGCGCTGCATGGTCTGCCAGAACCAATCGATCGACGATTCCGACGCGCCGCTCGCGCGCGATCTGCGCCTGCTGGTGCGCGAGCGCATCGCGGCCGGCGACAGCAATTCGCAGGTACTCGACTTCCTTGTCGCGCGCTATGGCGAGTTCGTACTGCTCAAGCCGCGCTTCGAGCGCCAGACTGTGCTGCTGTGGCTGCTCGCGCCGCTGCTGCTGATCGGCGGCGGCCTGGCGCTCTGGCTGCAGATCCGTCGCCGTTCGAGAAGCGGTGCAGACGTACCAGCGCCGCCGCTTTCGCCGGAGGAGGAGACGCGGCTCGCCGCGTTGATGTCGGACGAAGCCAAATCCTCCTAG
- a CDS encoding heme lyase CcmF/NrfE family subunit, with amino-acid sequence MIAESGHYALVLALALALIQSVVPLIGARLRDAALMNVARSTALAQLLFVGASFIALVMLHVSSDFSVANVYENSHSMKPLLYKITGVWGNHEGSMLLWVAILALFGGLVAAFGNNLPLSLRAHVLAVQAWIASAFYLFILVTSNPFLRIVNPPVEGRDLNPVLQDIGLAVHPPMLYLGYVGFSISFSFAIAALMEGRIDAAWARWVRPWTLVAWIFLTLGIAMGSYWAYYELGWGGWWFWDPVENASLMPWLAGTALLHSALVMEKRNALKVWTILLSILTFSLSLLGTFLVRSGVITSVHAFATDPTRGVFILLILCLFIGGSLSLFAGRATSLKQGGLFAPISREGALVLNNLLLTVACAVVLFGTLYPLAMELLADFKMSVGAPFYNLTFAPLFTLLLLAVPFGPMLAWKRGDLLGVTQRLLAAGVAGLVVIAIVWAWTRGGSALAPLAIGLGVFVIAGAVTDIVERTGLMRLPFGTALHRARGLPRSAWGTAFAHAGLGVALIGIVCETTWNSEYIATMKQNDVAHVAGYDLKLDGLFQRQGPNFREMIAEFNVSRDGQTVSVMTPSKRSFTTRGSSTTEAALLTRGASQLYVSLGDANAEGAIAVRIYHKPLVLLIWWGPVLMAFGGVLSLSDRRLRVGAPKPARAKQRLQPAE; translated from the coding sequence GTGATCGCTGAATCCGGACATTACGCGCTGGTGCTGGCGCTTGCCCTGGCGCTGATCCAGTCGGTCGTGCCGCTGATCGGCGCCCGCCTGCGCGATGCCGCGCTGATGAACGTGGCGCGCTCGACCGCGCTGGCGCAGCTGCTGTTCGTCGGCGCCTCGTTCATCGCGCTCGTGATGTTGCACGTCAGCTCGGATTTCTCCGTCGCCAACGTCTACGAGAACTCCCACTCGATGAAGCCGCTGCTCTACAAGATCACCGGCGTGTGGGGAAACCATGAAGGGTCGATGCTGCTGTGGGTGGCGATTCTGGCGCTGTTCGGCGGCCTGGTTGCGGCCTTCGGCAACAATCTGCCGCTGTCGCTGCGCGCGCATGTGCTGGCCGTGCAGGCCTGGATCGCCAGCGCCTTCTATCTCTTCATCCTGGTGACCTCCAATCCGTTCCTGCGCATCGTCAACCCGCCGGTCGAGGGACGCGATCTCAATCCGGTGCTCCAGGACATCGGCCTCGCCGTGCATCCGCCGATGCTCTATCTCGGCTATGTCGGCTTCTCGATCTCGTTCTCCTTCGCCATCGCGGCGCTGATGGAAGGCCGCATCGATGCGGCCTGGGCGCGCTGGGTGCGACCGTGGACGCTGGTGGCCTGGATATTCCTCACCCTCGGAATCGCGATGGGCTCCTACTGGGCTTATTATGAGCTCGGCTGGGGCGGCTGGTGGTTCTGGGATCCCGTCGAGAACGCCTCGCTGATGCCGTGGCTGGCCGGCACGGCGCTGCTGCACTCGGCGCTGGTGATGGAGAAACGCAATGCGTTGAAGGTCTGGACCATCCTGCTGTCGATCCTAACCTTCTCGCTGTCGCTGCTCGGCACTTTCCTGGTGCGCTCGGGCGTCATCACGTCCGTGCACGCCTTCGCCACCGATCCCACTCGCGGCGTGTTCATCCTGTTGATCCTGTGCCTGTTCATCGGCGGCAGCCTGTCGCTGTTCGCGGGCCGCGCGACCTCGTTGAAGCAGGGGGGCCTGTTCGCGCCGATCTCGCGCGAAGGCGCGCTGGTCCTGAACAATCTGCTGCTCACGGTGGCCTGCGCGGTCGTGCTGTTCGGCACGCTCTATCCGTTGGCGATGGAACTGCTGGCCGATTTCAAGATGTCGGTCGGCGCGCCCTTCTACAATCTCACCTTCGCCCCGCTGTTCACGTTGCTGCTGCTGGCGGTGCCGTTCGGGCCGATGCTGGCGTGGAAGCGCGGCGATCTGCTCGGCGTCACCCAGCGCCTGCTCGCGGCCGGCGTTGCCGGCCTCGTCGTCATCGCCATTGTCTGGGCCTGGACGCGCGGCGGCAGCGCGCTCGCGCCGCTCGCGATCGGGCTTGGCGTCTTCGTCATCGCCGGCGCCGTCACCGACATCGTCGAGCGGACCGGTCTCATGCGACTTCCGTTCGGAACGGCGCTGCACCGCGCGCGCGGCCTGCCGCGCTCGGCCTGGGGCACGGCGTTCGCGCATGCCGGCCTCGGCGTCGCGCTGATCGGGATCGTCTGCGAGACCACGTGGAACAGCGAATATATCGCGACGATGAAGCAGAACGACGTCGCCCATGTCGCCGGCTACGATCTCAAGCTGGACGGCCTGTTTCAGCGTCAGGGGCCAAACTTCCGCGAGATGATCGCCGAGTTCAATGTCAGTCGTGACGGCCAGACGGTCAGCGTCATGACGCCCTCCAAGCGCAGCTTCACCACGCGCGGCTCATCGACGACCGAGGCCGCGCTGCTGACGCGCGGCGCAAGCCAGCTCTACGTCTCGCTCGGCGATGCAAACGCGGAGGGCGCCATTGCGGTGCGCATCTATCACAAGCCGCTGGTGCTGCTGATCTGGTGGGGACCGGTGCTGATGGCGTTCGGCGGCGTACTGTCGCTGTCCGACCGGCGCTTGCGGGTCGGCGCGCCGAAACCGGCGCGGGCCAAGCAACGCCTCCAGCCGGCGGAGTGA